One stretch of Gadus macrocephalus chromosome 12, ASM3116895v1 DNA includes these proteins:
- the lrrc7 gene encoding leucine-rich repeat-containing protein 7 isoform X10: MDHYSTLQLQCLEMTTKRKLIGRLVPCRCFRGEEEVISVLDYSHCSLQQVPKEIFSFERTLEELYLDANQIEELPKQLFNCQALKKLSMPDNDLSNLPPSIASLVNLKELDISKNGIQEFPDNIKCCKGLSVVEASVNPIAKLPEGFTQLLNLTQLFLNDAFLEYLPANFGRLSKLRILELRENHLKTMPKSIHRLSQLERLDLGSNEFSEMPEVLEQIHNLKELWMDNNSLQSIPGSLGKLRQLRYLDLAKNRIETLDTDISGCENLEDLLLSSNMLQHLPDSIGMLKKMTTLKVDDNQLTSLPNTIGSVKAKHGLSLLEELDVSCNELESLPSSIGYLHNLRTFAADENFLTELPREIGNCRNVTVMSLRSNKLEFLPDEIGQMTKLRVLNLSDNRLRNLPFTFTKLKDLAALWLSDNQSKALIPLQTEAHPETKQRVLTNYMFPQQPRHDEDYQSDSDSFNPALWEEQRQQRMTVAFDFEEKKEEEDNSGKVKVEINLKRYPTPYPEDLKNMVKSVQSLVGKNVHGGHVHQHQHQLSTGTATSAGTNIEHTHLSQEPYDPPWPLPPKEVTDRDMQDFSQTQLMDQGSIHNSGIDIPKRKDKEELTESSEDSMGGSPNDIRISDMRPTLVEPPMYKPKVVLLGKDKKESTDEEVDKMHCLNHSGSSATYSDYSPSQGSSGSSNPPGGTHPHPHPHALSHAHAHAQAHTRSHTPTLPTPGKEQAPQTHWTNRLAQSFPKPIDSKPLLSQRETPPSGTLQQHGDRRPLSEPFDWSEAPHYDNTGFDAEESPMDSQTPAGSHGNPPLGSKPRSQSAHGRRPLLRQERIVGVPLELDTQTLPFHSNQRSNPDSNPPPPAPPPPQNPWQNWTRTPSPFEDRTAFPSKLDLTPSSSPNPDRKELESRLEQAGASPLPGNWSYHDNQEQNRKEQLSVGGGNKVTVVMSKSSERLSPMMKEMRSKFKKSQSIDEIDMGSYKVYSIPMDSYSSSIEQQASLERPDLHGSMEQSNMSRSQSAPMLDDEMGFSGNASSNHNHSQQGGGQKPAIPHKAYHFDHNYNPQQVTMDRRAPPPFPTTPDYANHSGKALEYMNQPGKTLPKDMVSPRYRGYPPLEMFSFPQPPINQEGPPPQQQQQQQQQQQQQQQQQQPIPSQRSRPGFLRRADSLVSSTELALFRRVHEAQQEALQESQYRQQAEPPHYGRSLAYSTLMDHSSALANMAESQGQLMHNKRNGRYDDDYSAYQEQKKPMIGYPTKSLTQRRPLSARSYSTETYGASQARPVSARPTMAALLEKMPPDYTLATCPEKPSEDTIKVRPGPQPKPGDITSKMPADWRQQLLRHIEAKRMDRTPQQGAMLDNDQEGGTASSQWALYSLGRRDVPPDNVMKKNVHAHNPSHQQHNTMMVTSSSGSSATPPHRGMGQQGYEGGAINKGGQYQQGMVMAISPSGGGGQYQALPLALTSPSQPYPGGGVSMSMTPSGNQPQYASHPPSLPATNPQYHSNHGNHGNHGNHGNHGNQGMVHSGQAGMGTHTNPRPQSARCLLQTKGQKSIDGFQDQMCVRIEKNPGLGFSISGGISGQGNPFKPSDMGIFVTRVQPDGPASASLRPGDKILQANGHSFLHMEHETAVSLLKSFRWAVDLVVLRDSSTC, encoded by the exons caactgtTCAACTGCCAGGCCCTGAAGAAGCTCAGCATGCCTGACAATGACCTGTCCAACCTGCCCCCCTCCATCGCAAGCCTGGTCAACCTCAAAGAGCTGGACATCAGTAAAAATG gtatcCAGGAGTTCCCAGACAATATCAAGTGTTGTAAAGGCCTGTCTGTGGTTGAGGCCAGCGTCAACCCAATTGCCAA ACTCCCAGAGGGGTTCACCCAGCTCCTGAATCTGACCCAGCTCTTCCTCAACGATGCCTTTCTGGAGTATCTCCCTGCTAATTTTGGAAG aCTCTCCAAGCTACGGATCCTGGAGCTACGAGAAAACCATCTAAAAACAATGCCAAA GTCCATCCACAGACTGTCCCAGCTGGAACGGCTGGATCTGGGGAGCAACGAGTTCTCTGAGATG CCAGAGGTATTGGAACAGATCCATAACCTGAAGGAACTGTGGATGGACAATAATTCTCTACAGTCAATACCAGGG TCACTAGGTAAATTGCGGCAGCTTCGCTACTTGGACTTGGCCAAGAACCGCATCGAGACGTTAGACACAGACATCTCAGGCTGTGAGAACCTCGAAGACCTCCTACTGTCCTCCAATATGCTGCAGCACCTCCCGGACTCTATag gAATGTTGAAGAAAATGACGACACTGAAGGTAGACGACAACCAGCTGACCTCACTGCCTAACACCATCGggag TGTGAAGGCCAAGCATGG tctGTCTCTGCTGGAGGAGTTGGACGTCAGCTGTAACGAGCTGGAATCGCTGCCCTCGTCCATCGGGTACCTGCACAACCTGAGAACCTTCGCCGCCGACGAGAACTTCCTCACGGAGCTGcccagagag ATCGGTAACTGTAGAAATGTCACCGTGATGTCGCTACGGTCGAACAAACTGGAGTTCCTGCCCGATGAGATCGGACAGATGACCAAACTACGGGTTCTCAACCTCAGCGATAACAG gttaaGGAATCTGCCCTTTACCTTCACTAAGTTGAAGGACCTAGCAGCTTTATGGCTCTCTGACAATCAG tcCAAGGCCCTGATCCCCCTCCAGACGGAGGCCCACCCAGAAACCAAGCAGAGGGTCCTGACGAACTACATGTTCCCCCAGCAGCCTCGCCATGATGAGG ACTACCAGTCGGACAGCGACAGCTTCAACCCGGCTCTGTGGGAGGAGCAGCGGCAGCAGAGGATGACGGTCGCCTTCGACtttgaggagaagaaggaggaggaggacaactcTGGGAAGGTCAAG GTGGAGATCAACCTGAAGCGTTACCCCACCCCGTACCCCGAGGACCTGAAGAACATGGTCAAGTCGGTGCAAAGCCTTGTGGGTAAGAACGTGCACGGCGGCCACgtgcaccagcaccagcaccagctcaGCACGGGCACCGCCACCTCGGCCGGCACCaacatagaacacacacacctgagccaGGAGCCCTACGACCCCCCCTGGCCGCTCCCCCCCAAAGAG gttACAGACAGAGACATGCAGGACTTCTCTCAGACCCAGCTAATGGATCAGGGATCGATCCATAACTCTGGAATCGATATTCCTAAAAGGAAGGACAAGGAGGAGCTCACAGAGAGCTCCGAG gactcCATGGGTGGATCTCCAAACGACATCCGTATCTCTGACATGAGACCCACCCTGGTAGAGCCCCCGATGTACAAACCCAAAGTGGTGCTTCTGGGCAAGGACAAGAAAG AGTCGACTGACGAGGAGGTGGACAAGATGCACTGCCTGAACCACAGCGGTTCCTCGGCCACCTACTCGGACTACTCCCCGTCGCAGGGCTCCTCGGGGTCCTCCAACCCCCCCGGGGGCacgcacccccacccccacccccacgcgctctcacacgcacacgcgcacgcgcaggcacacacgcgcTCGCACACGCCCACCCTGCCGACGCCCGGCAAGGAGCAGGCGCCACAGACCCACTGGACCAAcag ATTGGCTCAGTCCTTCCCCAAGCCCATTGACTCCAAGCCCCTGCTTTCTCAAAGGGAAACCCCTCCATCAGGCACCTTGCAGCAGCACGGAGACCGACGCCCACTCAGCGAGCCCTTTGATTGGTCAGAAGCGCCGCACTACGACAACACAGGTTTCGATGCCGAAGAATCTCCCATGGATTCCCAGACCCCCGCCGGTAGCCACGGTAACCCCCCGCTGGGCTCCAAACCCCGCAGCCAATCGGCACACGGTCGCCGCCCCCTCCTGCGGCAGGAGCGAATCGTGGGGGTTCCTTTGGAGCTGGACACCCAGACCCTCCCCTTCCACAGCAACCAGCGCTCCAACCCCGACAGcaaccccccgcccccggcccccccgcccccccagaaCCCCTGGCAGAACTGGACCCGCACGCCCAGCCCCTTCGAGGACCGGACCGCCTTCCCCTCCAAGCTGGACCTCACGCCCTCGTCCAGCCCCAACCCCGACCGCAAGGAGCTGGAGTCCAG GCTGGAGCAGGCAGGGGCCAGCCCACTGCCTGGCAACTGgagttaccatgacaaccaggAGCAGAACAGGAAGGAGCAGCTGAGTGTCGGCGGGGGCAACAAGGTAACGGTGGTGATGAGCAAGAGCTCGGAGCGCCTGTCGCCCATGATGAAGGAGATGCGCTCCAAGTTCAAGAAGTCCCAGAGCATCGACGAGATCGACATGGGCTCCTACAAGGTCTACAG CATTCCCATGGACAGCTACAGCTCGTCCATCGAGCAGCAGGCCAGCCTGGAGCGGCCGGACCTTCACGGCTCCATGGAGCAGAGCAACATGTCGCGCTCCCAGTCCGCCCCCATGCTGGACGACGAGATGGGCTTCAGCGGGAACGCCTCCAGCAACCACAACCACAGCCAGCAGGGCGGCGGCCAGAAGCCCGCCATCCCCCACAAGGCGTACCACTTCGACCACAACTACAACCCCCAG CAGGTGACCATGGACCGCAGGGCTCCGCCCCCTTTCCCGACCACGCCCGACTACGCCAACCACTCAGGGAAGGCCCTGGAGTACATGAACCAGCCGGGCAAGACCCTCCCCAAAGACATGGTGAGCCCCCGTTACCGCGGCTACCCGCCTCTGGAGATGTTCTCCTTCCCCCAGCCGCCAATCAACCAGGAGGGCCcgcccccccagcagcagcagcagcagcagcagcagcagcagcagcagcagcagcagcagcagccaatcCCGTCGCAGCGCTCCCGGCCGGGGTTCCTGCGGCGGGCCGACTCCCTGGTGAGCTCCACGGAGCTGGCCCTGTTCCGCAGGGTCCACGAGGCCCAGCAGGAGGCGCTGCAGGAGTCCCAGTACCGGCAGCAG gccgAGCCCCCCCACTACGGTCGCTCCCTGGCCTACTCCACCCTCATGGACCACTCCTCTGCCCTCGCCAACATGGCCGAGAGCCAGGGCCAGCTCATGCACAACAAGAGGAACGGTCGCTACGACGACGACTACTCTGCGTACCAGGAGCAGAAGAAGCCCATGATTGGCTACCCGACCAAGAGCCTGACTCAGCGTCGCCCCCTGTCGGCCAGGAGCTACAGCACAGAGACCTACGGCGCTTCCCAG GCGCGTCCGGTCTCCGCACGGCCCACCATGGCCGCCCTGCTGGAGAAGATGCCCCCCGACTACACGCTGGCCACCTGCCCCGAGAAGCCCTCCGAGGACACCATCAAGGTGCGGCCCGGGCCGCAGCCCAAGCCCGGTGACATCACCTCCAAGATGCCCGCCGACTGGAGGCAGCAGCTGCTCCGACACATCGAAGCCAAGAGGATGGACCGG aCGCCTCAGCAGGGTGCCATGCTGGACAACGACCAGGAGGGGGGGACAGCGAGCAGCCAGTGGGCTCTCTACTCCCTCGGCAGGCGGGACGTGCCGCCTGATAACGTCATGAAGAAG aATGTCCACGCCCACAACCCCTCCCACCAGCAGCACAACACCATGATGGTCACCTCCTCTTCCGGCTcctcggccacgccccctcaCCGCGGGATGGGCCAGCAGGGCTACGAGGGCGGGGCCATCAACAAGGGCGGCCAGTACCAGCAGGGGATGGTCATGGCCATCTCGCCCTCTGGGGGCGGGGGCCAATACCAAG CCCTGCCCCTCGCACTGACCTCTCCCAGCCAGCCCTACCCCGGCGGGGGGGTGTCCATGTCCATGACCCCCTCCGGCAACCAGCCCCAGTACGCCTCGCACCCGCCCTCCCTGCCGGCCACCAACCCCCAGTACCACAGTAACCACGGCAACCACGGCAACCACGGCAACCACGGCAACCACGGCAACCAGGGCATGGTCCACAGCGGACAGGCGGGCATGGGGACCCACACCAACCCGCGGCCCCAGAGCGCGCGCTGCCTCCTGCAGACCAAAGGGCAGAAGAGCATCGACGGCTTCCAGGACCAG atGTGCGTGCGGATAGAGAAGAACCCCGGTCTGGGTTTCAGTATCTCGGGGGGCATCAGCGGGCAGGGGAACCCCTTCAAGCCCTCCGACATG GGTATCTTTGTTACTAGGGTACAGCCTGACGGACCAGCCTCTGCCTCCCTGCGGCCGGGGGACAAGATCCTGCAG GCTAATGGACATAGTTTTTTACACATGGAGCACGAGACAGCCGTCTCTCTGCTGAAGAGCTTCCGGTGGGCGGTGGACTTGGTGGTTCTGAGGGACAGCAGCACATGCTAA
- the lrrc7 gene encoding leucine-rich repeat-containing protein 7 isoform X8, giving the protein MDHYSTLQLQCLEMTTKRKLIGRLVPCRCFRGEEEVISVLDYSHCSLQQVPKEIFSFERTLEELYLDANQIEELPKQLFNCQALKKLSMPDNDLSNLPPSIASLVNLKELDISKNGIQEFPDNIKCCKGLSVVEASVNPIAKLPEGFTQLLNLTQLFLNDAFLEYLPANFGRLSKLRILELRENHLKTMPKSIHRLSQLERLDLGSNEFSEMPEVLEQIHNLKELWMDNNSLQSIPGSLGKLRQLRYLDLAKNRIETLDTDISGCENLEDLLLSSNMLQHLPDSIGMLKKMTTLKVDDNQLTSLPNTIGSVKAKHGLSLLEELDVSCNELESLPSSIGYLHNLRTFAADENFLTELPREIGNCRNVTVMSLRSNKLEFLPDEIGQMTKLRVLNLSDNRLRNLPFTFTKLKDLAALWLSDNQSKALIPLQTEAHPETKQRVLTNYMFPQQPRHDEDYQSDSDSFNPALWEEQRQQRMTVAFDFEEKKEEEDNSGKVKVEINLKRYPTPYPEDLKNMVKSVQSLVGKNVHGGHVHQHQHQLSTGTATSAGTNIEHTHLSQEPYDPPWPLPPKEVTDRDMQDFSQTQLMDQGSIHNSGIDIPKRKDKEELTESSEDSMGGSPNDIRISDMRPTLVEPPMYKPKVVLLGKDKKESTDEEVDKMHCLNHSGSSATYSDYSPSQGSSGSSNPPGGTHPHPHPHALSHAHAHAQAHTRSHTPTLPTPGKEQAPQTHWTNRLAQSFPKPIDSKPLLSQRETPPSGTLQQHGDRRPLSEPFDWSEAPHYDNTGFDAEESPMDSQTPAGSHGNPPLGSKPRSQSAHGRRPLLRQERIVGVPLELDTQTLPFHSNQRSNPDSNPPPPAPPPPQNPWQNWTRTPSPFEDRTAFPSKLDLTPSSSPNPDRKELESRLEQAGASPLPGNWSYHDNQEQNRKEQLSVGGGNKVTVVMSKSSERLSPMMKEMRSKFKKSQSIDEIDMGSYKVYSIPMDSYSSSIEQQASLERPDLHGSMEQSNMSRSQSAPMLDDEMGFSGNASSNHNHSQQGGGQKPAIPHKAYHFDHNYNPQQVTMDRRAPPPFPTTPDYANHSGKALEYMNQPGKTLPKDMVSPRYRGYPPLEMFSFPQPPINQEGPPPQQQQQQQQQQQQQQQQQQPIPSQRSRPGFLRRADSLVSSTELALFRRVHEAQQEALQESQYRQQAEPPHYGRSLAYSTLMDHSSALANMAESQGQLMHNKRNGRYDDDYSAYQEQKKPMIGYPTKSLTQRRPLSARSYSTETYGASQARPVSARPTMAALLEKMPPDYTLATCPEKPSEDTIKVRPGPQPKPGDITSKMPADWRQQLLRHIEAKRMDRSGVLKHNTLTLGMLCQGGVHAQGRSSTLNFNLYNNIKHAPPAGQWLPLPPPPSATATPQQGAMLDNDQEGGTASSQWALYSLGRRDVPPDNVMKKNVHAHNPSHQQHNTMMVTSSSGSSATPPHRGMGQQGYEGGAINKGGQYQQGMVMAISPSGGGGQYQALPLALTSPSQPYPGGGVSMSMTPSGNQPQYASHPPSLPATNPQYHSNHGNHGNHGNHGNHGNQGMVHSGQAGMGTHTNPRPQSARCLLQTKGQKSIDGFQDQMCVRIEKNPGLGFSISGGISGQGNPFKPSDMGIFVTRVQPDGPASASLRPGDKILQ; this is encoded by the exons caactgtTCAACTGCCAGGCCCTGAAGAAGCTCAGCATGCCTGACAATGACCTGTCCAACCTGCCCCCCTCCATCGCAAGCCTGGTCAACCTCAAAGAGCTGGACATCAGTAAAAATG gtatcCAGGAGTTCCCAGACAATATCAAGTGTTGTAAAGGCCTGTCTGTGGTTGAGGCCAGCGTCAACCCAATTGCCAA ACTCCCAGAGGGGTTCACCCAGCTCCTGAATCTGACCCAGCTCTTCCTCAACGATGCCTTTCTGGAGTATCTCCCTGCTAATTTTGGAAG aCTCTCCAAGCTACGGATCCTGGAGCTACGAGAAAACCATCTAAAAACAATGCCAAA GTCCATCCACAGACTGTCCCAGCTGGAACGGCTGGATCTGGGGAGCAACGAGTTCTCTGAGATG CCAGAGGTATTGGAACAGATCCATAACCTGAAGGAACTGTGGATGGACAATAATTCTCTACAGTCAATACCAGGG TCACTAGGTAAATTGCGGCAGCTTCGCTACTTGGACTTGGCCAAGAACCGCATCGAGACGTTAGACACAGACATCTCAGGCTGTGAGAACCTCGAAGACCTCCTACTGTCCTCCAATATGCTGCAGCACCTCCCGGACTCTATag gAATGTTGAAGAAAATGACGACACTGAAGGTAGACGACAACCAGCTGACCTCACTGCCTAACACCATCGggag TGTGAAGGCCAAGCATGG tctGTCTCTGCTGGAGGAGTTGGACGTCAGCTGTAACGAGCTGGAATCGCTGCCCTCGTCCATCGGGTACCTGCACAACCTGAGAACCTTCGCCGCCGACGAGAACTTCCTCACGGAGCTGcccagagag ATCGGTAACTGTAGAAATGTCACCGTGATGTCGCTACGGTCGAACAAACTGGAGTTCCTGCCCGATGAGATCGGACAGATGACCAAACTACGGGTTCTCAACCTCAGCGATAACAG gttaaGGAATCTGCCCTTTACCTTCACTAAGTTGAAGGACCTAGCAGCTTTATGGCTCTCTGACAATCAG tcCAAGGCCCTGATCCCCCTCCAGACGGAGGCCCACCCAGAAACCAAGCAGAGGGTCCTGACGAACTACATGTTCCCCCAGCAGCCTCGCCATGATGAGG ACTACCAGTCGGACAGCGACAGCTTCAACCCGGCTCTGTGGGAGGAGCAGCGGCAGCAGAGGATGACGGTCGCCTTCGACtttgaggagaagaaggaggaggaggacaactcTGGGAAGGTCAAG GTGGAGATCAACCTGAAGCGTTACCCCACCCCGTACCCCGAGGACCTGAAGAACATGGTCAAGTCGGTGCAAAGCCTTGTGGGTAAGAACGTGCACGGCGGCCACgtgcaccagcaccagcaccagctcaGCACGGGCACCGCCACCTCGGCCGGCACCaacatagaacacacacacctgagccaGGAGCCCTACGACCCCCCCTGGCCGCTCCCCCCCAAAGAG gttACAGACAGAGACATGCAGGACTTCTCTCAGACCCAGCTAATGGATCAGGGATCGATCCATAACTCTGGAATCGATATTCCTAAAAGGAAGGACAAGGAGGAGCTCACAGAGAGCTCCGAG gactcCATGGGTGGATCTCCAAACGACATCCGTATCTCTGACATGAGACCCACCCTGGTAGAGCCCCCGATGTACAAACCCAAAGTGGTGCTTCTGGGCAAGGACAAGAAAG AGTCGACTGACGAGGAGGTGGACAAGATGCACTGCCTGAACCACAGCGGTTCCTCGGCCACCTACTCGGACTACTCCCCGTCGCAGGGCTCCTCGGGGTCCTCCAACCCCCCCGGGGGCacgcacccccacccccacccccacgcgctctcacacgcacacgcgcacgcgcaggcacacacgcgcTCGCACACGCCCACCCTGCCGACGCCCGGCAAGGAGCAGGCGCCACAGACCCACTGGACCAAcag ATTGGCTCAGTCCTTCCCCAAGCCCATTGACTCCAAGCCCCTGCTTTCTCAAAGGGAAACCCCTCCATCAGGCACCTTGCAGCAGCACGGAGACCGACGCCCACTCAGCGAGCCCTTTGATTGGTCAGAAGCGCCGCACTACGACAACACAGGTTTCGATGCCGAAGAATCTCCCATGGATTCCCAGACCCCCGCCGGTAGCCACGGTAACCCCCCGCTGGGCTCCAAACCCCGCAGCCAATCGGCACACGGTCGCCGCCCCCTCCTGCGGCAGGAGCGAATCGTGGGGGTTCCTTTGGAGCTGGACACCCAGACCCTCCCCTTCCACAGCAACCAGCGCTCCAACCCCGACAGcaaccccccgcccccggcccccccgcccccccagaaCCCCTGGCAGAACTGGACCCGCACGCCCAGCCCCTTCGAGGACCGGACCGCCTTCCCCTCCAAGCTGGACCTCACGCCCTCGTCCAGCCCCAACCCCGACCGCAAGGAGCTGGAGTCCAG GCTGGAGCAGGCAGGGGCCAGCCCACTGCCTGGCAACTGgagttaccatgacaaccaggAGCAGAACAGGAAGGAGCAGCTGAGTGTCGGCGGGGGCAACAAGGTAACGGTGGTGATGAGCAAGAGCTCGGAGCGCCTGTCGCCCATGATGAAGGAGATGCGCTCCAAGTTCAAGAAGTCCCAGAGCATCGACGAGATCGACATGGGCTCCTACAAGGTCTACAG CATTCCCATGGACAGCTACAGCTCGTCCATCGAGCAGCAGGCCAGCCTGGAGCGGCCGGACCTTCACGGCTCCATGGAGCAGAGCAACATGTCGCGCTCCCAGTCCGCCCCCATGCTGGACGACGAGATGGGCTTCAGCGGGAACGCCTCCAGCAACCACAACCACAGCCAGCAGGGCGGCGGCCAGAAGCCCGCCATCCCCCACAAGGCGTACCACTTCGACCACAACTACAACCCCCAG CAGGTGACCATGGACCGCAGGGCTCCGCCCCCTTTCCCGACCACGCCCGACTACGCCAACCACTCAGGGAAGGCCCTGGAGTACATGAACCAGCCGGGCAAGACCCTCCCCAAAGACATGGTGAGCCCCCGTTACCGCGGCTACCCGCCTCTGGAGATGTTCTCCTTCCCCCAGCCGCCAATCAACCAGGAGGGCCcgcccccccagcagcagcagcagcagcagcagcagcagcagcagcagcagcagcagcagcagccaatcCCGTCGCAGCGCTCCCGGCCGGGGTTCCTGCGGCGGGCCGACTCCCTGGTGAGCTCCACGGAGCTGGCCCTGTTCCGCAGGGTCCACGAGGCCCAGCAGGAGGCGCTGCAGGAGTCCCAGTACCGGCAGCAG gccgAGCCCCCCCACTACGGTCGCTCCCTGGCCTACTCCACCCTCATGGACCACTCCTCTGCCCTCGCCAACATGGCCGAGAGCCAGGGCCAGCTCATGCACAACAAGAGGAACGGTCGCTACGACGACGACTACTCTGCGTACCAGGAGCAGAAGAAGCCCATGATTGGCTACCCGACCAAGAGCCTGACTCAGCGTCGCCCCCTGTCGGCCAGGAGCTACAGCACAGAGACCTACGGCGCTTCCCAG GCGCGTCCGGTCTCCGCACGGCCCACCATGGCCGCCCTGCTGGAGAAGATGCCCCCCGACTACACGCTGGCCACCTGCCCCGAGAAGCCCTCCGAGGACACCATCAAGGTGCGGCCCGGGCCGCAGCCCAAGCCCGGTGACATCACCTCCAAGATGCCCGCCGACTGGAGGCAGCAGCTGCTCCGACACATCGAAGCCAAGAGGATGGACCGG AGTGGTGTCCTAAAGCACAACACGCTCACCCTGGGCATGCTCTGTCAGGGCGGGGTTCACGCCCAGGGCCGCAGCAGCACTTTGAACTTTAACCTTTacaataacattaagcatgcgccccctgctggccagtGGCTGCCACTACCGCCTCCTCCATCCGCTACCGCT aCGCCTCAGCAGGGTGCCATGCTGGACAACGACCAGGAGGGGGGGACAGCGAGCAGCCAGTGGGCTCTCTACTCCCTCGGCAGGCGGGACGTGCCGCCTGATAACGTCATGAAGAAG aATGTCCACGCCCACAACCCCTCCCACCAGCAGCACAACACCATGATGGTCACCTCCTCTTCCGGCTcctcggccacgccccctcaCCGCGGGATGGGCCAGCAGGGCTACGAGGGCGGGGCCATCAACAAGGGCGGCCAGTACCAGCAGGGGATGGTCATGGCCATCTCGCCCTCTGGGGGCGGGGGCCAATACCAAG CCCTGCCCCTCGCACTGACCTCTCCCAGCCAGCCCTACCCCGGCGGGGGGGTGTCCATGTCCATGACCCCCTCCGGCAACCAGCCCCAGTACGCCTCGCACCCGCCCTCCCTGCCGGCCACCAACCCCCAGTACCACAGTAACCACGGCAACCACGGCAACCACGGCAACCACGGCAACCACGGCAACCAGGGCATGGTCCACAGCGGACAGGCGGGCATGGGGACCCACACCAACCCGCGGCCCCAGAGCGCGCGCTGCCTCCTGCAGACCAAAGGGCAGAAGAGCATCGACGGCTTCCAGGACCAG atGTGCGTGCGGATAGAGAAGAACCCCGGTCTGGGTTTCAGTATCTCGGGGGGCATCAGCGGGCAGGGGAACCCCTTCAAGCCCTCCGACATG GGTATCTTTGTTACTAGGGTACAGCCTGACGGACCAGCCTCTGCCTCCCTGCGGCCGGGGGACAAGATCCTGCAG TGA